One Malassezia restricta chromosome III, complete sequence DNA segment encodes these proteins:
- a CDS encoding calcium/calmodulin-dependent protein kinase kinase 2, giving the protein MPVASIPHGQREEPDSAVRRSLPPPPVSLVPSTPMTPRKVSHHRRHSSSSSGLRQVRESLHAMSVQLSDGSRKINQYRFLRCLGHGTFATVHLGEFTNEEGQLQLVAIKEFDKRRLRKKRHHDLPLHMRRNMRAMDAEDPLYLVRTEVAILKKMSHPHVVQLYEALDDPENDKLFLVFEYCAGGPLCHIEPGRQGERLAEDKARLYFRQILSGLEYMHANGIMHRDIKPDNILMSNELVCKISDFGVSKMIWESGSDLVHQSVGTPAFMSPELCHIGAVESHGYSDDVWALGITLYALLMGRLPFYRDDLFELYEAIQHDELCLKDCRASPACQDLLRSMLDKAEPNRICVPDMFKHPWVTDHGRDPMPPLTLTDDKAIDQVTEEDLHDAVFRISSMFAVACAVSKFKRAGSRHSSTSTLDGTESSEPTPLDSRKLSMDTPPLSDTSGAAAIPLVLSPVATMDAFHDSDCQEPEIYVSSPKAKHTNEQIP; this is encoded by the coding sequence ATGCCTGTGGCGTCGATACCGCACGGACAGCGGGAGGAACCAGATTCCgcggtgcgccgctcgttGCCACCACCGCCCGTGTCATTGGTGCCATCAACACCGATGACACCCCGCAAAGTGTCGCACCATAGAcggcacagcagcagcagcagtgGCTTGCGGCAGGTCCGCGAGTCACTGCATGCCATGTCCGTTCAGCTGAGCGATGGTTCGCGCAAAATCAACCAGTACCGCTTCCTTCGGTGCCTGGGACATGGAACGTTCGCCACGGTGCACTTGGGTGAATTTACGAACGAAGAGGGACAACTCCAACTTGTCGCGATCAAAGAGTTTGACAAGCGCCGTCTACGGAAAAAGAGGCACCATGATCTGCCGCTGCATATGAGACGAAATATGCGGGCGATGGATGCAGAGGATCCGCTCTACCTTGTGCGGACTGAGGTGGCCATCCTTAAAAAGATGTCTCACCCGCACGTTGTACAACTCTACGAAGCTTTGGACGATCCAGAGAACGACAAGCTCTTCCTTGTTTTTGAATACTGCGCAGGCGGACCACTGTGTCACATTGAGCCAGGTCGACAGGGCGAGCGACTCGCGGAAGACAAGGCCCGCCTCTACTTCCGCCAGATCCTTAGTGGCCTAGAGTATATGCACGCCAACGGAATCATGCATCGCGACATCAAGCCTGACAATATCCTCATGTCAAACGAACTCGTGTGCAAGATTTCAGACTTTGGCGTCTCGAAGATGATCTGGGAGTCTGGCAGCGATCTAGTCCACCAGTCCGTCGGCACACCCGCCTTTATGAGCCCTGAACTGTGCCAtatcggcgccgtcgagtCTCATGGGTATTCAGACGACGTCTGGGCATTGGGCATCACCTTATATGCACTACTGATGGGCCGCCTCCCGTTCTATCGCGACGACTTATTCGAACTCTATGAAGCCAttcagcacgacgagctctGTTTAAAGGACTGCCGCGCCAGTCCCGCGTGCCAAGATCTGCTCCGTTCCATGCTGGACAAGGCGGAGCCTAATCGCATATGCGTGCCGGACATGTTTAAGCATCCATGGGTCACAGATCACGGCCGGGATCCCATGCCGCCTCTGACTTTGACAGACGACAAAGCTATTGATCAGGTCACGGAGGAAGACTTACACGATGCGGTCTTTCGCATATCCAGCATGTTTGCTGTAGCGTGCGCCGTGTCCAAATTCAAGCGCGCCGGTTCACGGCATAGCAGCACGTCTACTTTGGACGGCACTGAATCGAGTGAGCCCACACCACTTGATAGTCGGAAGCTCAGTATGGATACCCCACCGCTATCAGACACCTCAGGGGCTGCTGCTATACCCCTGGTCCTGTCGCCCGTGGCTACGATGGACGCGTTTCACGACTCTGATTGCCAAGAGCCGGAGATCTATGTATCATCACCAAAGGCAAAGCATACAAACGAACAAATACCATAG